The Tepidibacter aestuarii genome contains a region encoding:
- a CDS encoding methyl-accepting chemotaxis protein → MKVKLNFKVNSIKTKITAIILLVIMSILTISTYLSIQTIDKSMKKQLKEDGLALVKEITSQLERNNEAIEQIDGLLGNTILSVAYVIGSNNEISNEYLVKIAENAGVSEIDVTNEDGIIIYSNLIENIGYKYPDTHAVKPLLDGKQDTVVEDIRKSEVSNDYYKYGATRLPNGGIVQVGIIANNIEKMKQSMNIQTVIDKIAAEDNIVFALFIDKNLKAVAHSEKDRIGIDCNDKGSIEAAQNGKQYTSEFMYKDKIPTYDVLMPVYDNGEHIGAVDIGISMENLHAALKTTMIKSIITSIITFVLSAFIIIFMLGKMINPIQKVVQVSKKVSKGDLTEKIDIKSNDEIGILTEGFNDMIDNLSGITNKIQDVTFSVSSFSQELLASTEQAAMVSEQIAVSTQDIAHGSEKQSQATNNVLNNIKEVGSSMDYIKNEIVDVVDNANETSKLALQGREKMTDMITQMNVIKESVGYTSDVMADLDEASKEIGDILEVINNIADQTNLLALNAAIEAARAGESGRGFAVVADEIRKLAEESMKSSDKIKDLIVSTQNNTQKASIAINKGTEETQKGEAIVTEVADYLKDILNGFDLTKEKLLITSENISNSTEKSQQVMEFAKEIEGIAIDSVANTEEVAASSQEQSATINEITRSAEQLSSMATELEEVTKQFKLN, encoded by the coding sequence ATGAAAGTTAAATTAAATTTTAAGGTTAATTCAATAAAAACAAAGATAACAGCAATTATATTATTGGTGATAATGTCAATATTAACTATAAGTACTTATTTATCTATTCAAACGATAGATAAATCTATGAAGAAACAATTAAAAGAAGATGGGTTGGCGTTAGTTAAAGAAATAACATCACAATTAGAGCGCAATAATGAGGCAATAGAACAGATCGATGGACTGTTGGGAAATACAATATTGTCAGTGGCTTATGTTATTGGAAGTAACAACGAAATTTCAAATGAATACTTAGTAAAAATAGCTGAAAATGCAGGAGTTTCTGAGATTGATGTGACTAATGAAGATGGTATTATAATTTACTCGAATTTAATTGAAAATATAGGTTACAAATATCCTGATACTCATGCAGTTAAACCTTTACTTGATGGAAAGCAAGATACTGTTGTAGAAGATATAAGAAAAAGCGAAGTTTCTAATGATTACTATAAATATGGGGCAACAAGATTGCCAAATGGAGGAATAGTTCAAGTTGGTATCATAGCTAATAATATCGAAAAAATGAAACAATCTATGAATATACAAACGGTAATAGATAAGATTGCAGCAGAAGATAATATAGTATTTGCACTTTTTATAGATAAAAACTTAAAGGCTGTAGCACATAGTGAAAAAGATAGAATAGGGATAGATTGTAATGATAAAGGAAGCATAGAGGCTGCTCAAAATGGAAAACAATATACATCGGAATTTATGTACAAAGACAAGATACCTACATACGATGTATTAATGCCTGTATATGATAATGGAGAACATATAGGTGCAGTGGATATAGGAATATCTATGGAAAATTTACATGCTGCACTTAAAACCACAATGATAAAGTCTATAATTACATCTATAATAACGTTTGTGCTAAGTGCATTTATAATAATATTTATGCTTGGAAAAATGATAAATCCTATTCAAAAAGTAGTTCAAGTGTCTAAAAAAGTATCAAAGGGAGATTTAACTGAAAAAATAGATATAAAATCTAATGATGAAATTGGTATATTAACTGAAGGCTTTAATGATATGATAGATAATTTAAGCGGGATAACTAATAAAATCCAAGATGTAACGTTTAGCGTATCATCTTTCTCGCAAGAATTATTAGCTTCAACTGAGCAAGCTGCTATGGTTTCTGAACAGATAGCTGTATCAACTCAAGATATAGCTCATGGTTCAGAAAAGCAATCTCAGGCTACAAATAATGTATTGAACAATATAAAAGAAGTTGGAAGCTCAATGGACTATATAAAGAATGAGATTGTAGACGTAGTTGATAATGCTAATGAAACAAGTAAATTAGCTCTTCAAGGTAGAGAAAAGATGACGGATATGATAACTCAGATGAATGTTATAAAAGAAAGCGTAGGTTATACATCTGATGTTATGGCTGATTTAGATGAAGCATCAAAGGAAATAGGGGATATATTAGAAGTTATAAACAATATAGCAGATCAAACTAATCTATTAGCCTTAAATGCAGCTATAGAAGCGGCAAGAGCTGGAGAAAGTGGAAGAGGATTTGCTGTTGTTGCAGATGAGATAAGAAAGCTTGCAGAGGAATCTATGAAATCATCTGATAAGATAAAGGATTTAATAGTATCTACTCAAAATAATACTCAAAAAGCTAGTATAGCAATAAATAAAGGAACTGAAGAAACCCAAAAAGGAGAAGCTATAGTAACTGAGGTAGCGGACTATCTAAAAGATATACTCAATGGATTTGATTTAACAAAGGAAAAGCTCCTTATAACTAGTGAAAATATATCAAATTCTACTGAAAAATCTCAGCAGGTTATGGAATTTGCTAAAGAAATAGAGGGCATAGCAATAGATTCTGTTGCTAATACAGAAGAAGTAGCAGCCTCTAGTCAAGAGCAATCTGCTACAATAAATGAAATAACAAGATCTGCTGAACAATTATCAAGTATGGCGACAGAACTTGAGGAAGTAACAAAACAATTTAAATTAAACTAA
- a CDS encoding methyl-accepting chemotaxis protein: MKIKCSSIKFKFISALLIILLIIISSLSFLSIKTTQKSIKQQLEQDGTQLVKEIILQIENNNETINSIDKLLEDNMISICNIIAKGKLISNDYLFELAKSSNISEINLANQDGVIIYSNLNENLGFIYQNDHAVSKLIHGKDEQIVEDIRKSSVSNDYYKYSAIKLKDGTILQIGILANSIEDIKSSVSNQNIIEKIVKQEGIEYITIIDKNLTAIAHSDKEKIGKTFNDKGSKEAAKNGNKYAWEYEYKPGLWVYDVLVPLYNNGEHIGAVDVGISMKNLENVKKQMFINTIIVAFIAFALSSGIIILLLDKLLRPLNEVIRVSNEVSDGDLTKVINIKDNNEIGMLASSFNKMTNNLRSMTTKIKETTSGINDFSQELLSSTEQAAIVSEQIAISTQNIAIGSEKQSQSTENVLNNIKEVATGMDNIKHEVKDVVDNADNTSELAIQGREKMVDMVNQMNTIKENVGYTYNVMNDLEKASREIEDILQVINNIADQTNLLALNAAIEAARAGESGKGFAVVSDEIRKLADESTKSAGKIQTLILSNQKNTKRAMNVINQGLEETNKGEVIVTQVGEYLKDILNGFEVTKQKLYRTNESINLSNEKVKNIENVIYEIEAIAMDSVASTEEVAASSEQQSVSIQEISSSVQELSCMTRELEFMVEQFKV, translated from the coding sequence TTGAAAATTAAATGTAGCTCTATAAAGTTTAAATTTATAAGTGCTTTATTAATTATATTACTTATAATAATATCGTCGCTGAGTTTTTTATCTATAAAAACTACACAGAAATCTATTAAACAGCAGTTAGAACAAGATGGAACTCAGCTTGTTAAAGAGATAATACTGCAAATAGAAAACAATAATGAAACTATAAATAGTATAGACAAATTATTGGAAGATAATATGATATCTATTTGCAACATAATTGCTAAAGGGAAATTGATATCTAATGATTATCTATTTGAATTGGCTAAAAGCAGTAATATTTCTGAAATAAATTTAGCAAATCAAGATGGTGTCATAATATATTCTAATTTAAATGAGAATTTGGGATTTATATACCAAAATGACCATGCTGTGTCTAAGCTGATTCATGGTAAGGATGAACAAATTGTAGAAGACATAAGAAAAAGTTCTGTTTCAAATGATTATTACAAGTATTCAGCAATAAAACTTAAAGATGGAACTATACTTCAAATAGGTATACTAGCTAATAGTATAGAGGATATAAAAAGTTCAGTATCTAATCAGAATATAATAGAAAAAATAGTAAAACAAGAAGGTATAGAATACATAACTATAATAGATAAGAACTTAACTGCTATAGCTCATAGTGATAAGGAGAAGATAGGAAAAACATTCAACGATAAAGGAAGTAAAGAGGCTGCAAAAAATGGGAATAAATACGCTTGGGAATATGAGTATAAACCAGGTCTTTGGGTATATGATGTGTTAGTACCTCTTTATAATAATGGCGAGCATATAGGGGCTGTTGATGTAGGTATATCTATGAAAAATTTAGAAAATGTCAAGAAGCAGATGTTTATAAATACTATTATAGTAGCTTTTATTGCTTTTGCACTTAGTTCTGGAATAATAATTTTATTATTAGATAAATTATTAAGACCATTAAATGAAGTTATAAGAGTGTCTAATGAGGTATCGGATGGAGATTTGACTAAGGTTATAAATATAAAGGACAATAATGAAATAGGAATGTTAGCATCTAGTTTTAATAAGATGACCAATAATTTAAGAAGTATGACTACGAAAATAAAAGAAACTACATCTGGTATAAATGATTTTTCTCAAGAGCTTCTTTCGTCAACTGAGCAAGCTGCTATTGTATCAGAACAAATAGCTATATCCACTCAAAATATAGCAATCGGTTCAGAAAAACAATCTCAATCTACTGAAAATGTATTAAATAATATAAAAGAGGTTGCAACTGGAATGGATAATATAAAGCATGAGGTTAAGGATGTTGTAGATAATGCTGACAATACAAGTGAGTTAGCTATTCAGGGAAGAGAAAAAATGGTAGATATGGTAAATCAGATGAATACAATAAAGGAGAATGTTGGATATACATATAATGTAATGAATGATCTTGAGAAGGCTTCCCGCGAAATTGAGGACATACTTCAGGTTATAAATAATATAGCAGATCAAACCAATTTATTAGCTTTAAATGCAGCTATAGAGGCGGCAAGAGCTGGAGAAAGTGGTAAAGGATTTGCTGTGGTTTCAGATGAAATAAGAAAACTTGCAGATGAGTCCACTAAATCAGCAGGGAAGATACAAACGTTGATACTATCAAATCAGAAAAATACTAAGAGGGCTATGAATGTTATAAACCAAGGCTTAGAAGAAACAAATAAAGGCGAGGTTATAGTAACGCAAGTGGGAGAGTATTTAAAAGATATATTAAATGGATTTGAAGTAACAAAACAAAAATTATATAGGACTAATGAAAGTATCAATCTATCAAATGAAAAAGTTAAAAACATAGAAAATGTAATATATGAAATAGAAGCTATAGCTATGGATTCGGTTGCTAGCACTGAAGAAGTTGCTGCATCGAGTGAGCAACAGTCTGTAAGCATACAAGAAATATCATCATCAGTACAAGAACTTTCTTGTATGACTAGAGAACTTGAATTTATGGTTGAGCAATTTAAAGTTTAA
- a CDS encoding heme NO-binding domain-containing protein, whose translation MKGTVVSTWLKTCRKIYNDDVVDKAMQDCNVSSSKTFSPIEDVDDATVFNIIKNIAKAVNLDEKSIWKSIGIDNIVTFTNDYPAFFRHDTLYQFLKSMNDVHKIVVKRIPGAKPPGLDLTPISKNEAIFEYRSKRGMFDYFLGMLEGAAKYYNEKIQVEEVERSSSELKIKILFEKDIYFKKTYKLNKLMSFGFIKDIHVKTSILSLVIFILLSLPVNILFKNIGMYIYPFVAFLSFIASSKIMNKPMQFILDEFENIKSHNYTEGGKIVSNDMYEDVYDILNEYKDIIRKDFVGFKGVTDEMNTFSKTLTGIANKMDYTSEEISGIVEQVATAAITQAEETESAVSLLNDNIIGIKNISEMENENKEELEKSVERIEQGYSHVKSTTDKLNDILKSFEMVKENSVNLQKKAENITDIVSIVASIAYQTNLLALNASIEAARAGDMGKGFAVVAEEVRKLAEQSQDAVNNINSNLSMFIGEIENLVSDVGTEFEVLEEENHKLNIAVSESSLANNTIKDVAKKMIKTSEYLQKETESISSIFENMESLAAIAEENSASSQEVSSSVTTYTEEIKNLTKSVSEFNEIVDNFSEDINIYKI comes from the coding sequence ATGAAGGGCACAGTTGTATCAACTTGGCTTAAAACATGTAGAAAAATTTATAATGATGATGTAGTGGATAAAGCAATGCAAGATTGCAATGTTAGTAGTTCAAAAACATTTTCACCTATTGAAGATGTTGATGACGCTACTGTATTTAACATAATTAAGAACATAGCTAAAGCGGTAAACTTGGATGAAAAAAGTATATGGAAGAGCATAGGTATAGACAATATTGTTACATTTACTAATGACTATCCTGCTTTTTTTAGACATGATACATTATATCAATTTCTAAAATCTATGAACGATGTACATAAGATAGTTGTGAAGAGAATCCCTGGAGCTAAACCACCAGGACTTGATTTAACACCTATATCAAAAAATGAAGCTATATTTGAGTATAGATCAAAGAGAGGCATGTTTGATTACTTTTTAGGAATGCTTGAAGGTGCGGCAAAGTATTATAATGAGAAAATACAAGTAGAAGAAGTTGAAAGAAGTTCATCAGAGCTTAAAATTAAGATATTATTCGAAAAAGATATATACTTTAAAAAGACTTATAAATTAAACAAATTAATGTCTTTTGGGTTCATAAAAGATATACATGTAAAAACTTCTATACTGTCTCTTGTAATATTTATATTGCTCAGCTTACCCGTTAATATTCTGTTTAAAAATATAGGTATGTATATATATCCTTTTGTAGCATTTTTAAGTTTTATAGCATCATCTAAAATTATGAATAAGCCTATGCAGTTTATACTAGATGAATTTGAAAATATTAAATCACATAATTATACAGAGGGCGGAAAGATTGTATCGAATGATATGTATGAAGATGTGTACGATATATTAAATGAGTACAAGGATATAATAAGAAAGGACTTTGTAGGATTTAAAGGTGTTACTGACGAAATGAATACTTTCAGTAAAACATTGACGGGAATAGCTAATAAAATGGACTATACTTCTGAAGAAATATCGGGGATAGTTGAACAAGTTGCAACAGCAGCTATAACTCAAGCAGAAGAGACTGAAAGTGCTGTTAGCTTATTAAATGACAATATAATTGGTATAAAAAATATATCTGAAATGGAAAATGAAAATAAAGAAGAATTAGAAAAATCGGTTGAGAGAATAGAGCAAGGATACAGCCATGTTAAATCGACTACTGATAAACTAAATGATATACTGAAAAGCTTTGAAATGGTTAAGGAAAACAGTGTTAACCTTCAAAAGAAAGCTGAGAATATAACTGATATCGTATCTATAGTTGCATCAATTGCATATCAGACTAATTTATTGGCACTTAATGCTTCAATAGAAGCTGCAAGAGCTGGAGATATGGGAAAAGGGTTTGCAGTTGTAGCTGAAGAAGTTAGAAAGCTTGCAGAGCAATCTCAAGATGCAGTTAATAATATAAATTCTAATTTGTCTATGTTTATTGGAGAAATAGAAAACCTTGTATCAGATGTTGGAACTGAGTTTGAGGTGCTTGAAGAAGAAAATCATAAATTGAATATAGCTGTATCGGAGAGTAGTCTTGCTAATAATACAATAAAGGATGTAGCTAAAAAAATGATAAAAACATCTGAGTATCTTCAAAAAGAAACTGAATCTATATCATCAATTTTTGAAAATATGGAATCATTAGCAGCAATAGCGGAAGAAAATTCAGCTTCATCTCAAGAAGTAAGTTCTAGTGTAACAACTTATACAGAAGAAATAAAAAATCTTACTAAGAGTGTCTCTGAGTTTAACGAAATTGTAGATAATTTTAGTGAAGATATAAATATATATAAAATATAG
- a CDS encoding DUF1450 domain-containing protein yields the protein MVQVKFCENNFSHGTEEIVNKIENELNEVDVEVEPCLGYCGDCAVGPFALVDDELIQADTPDELFDKIKEQA from the coding sequence ATGGTGCAAGTAAAATTTTGTGAAAATAATTTTAGCCATGGAACCGAAGAAATAGTCAATAAAATAGAGAATGAATTAAATGAAGTTGATGTTGAGGTAGAACCTTGTTTAGGATATTGTGGTGATTGTGCAGTAGGGCCATTTGCTTTAGTAGATGATGAACTTATTCAAGCTGATACTCCTGATGAGTTATTTGATAAAATTAAAGAGCAAGCTTAA
- a CDS encoding NAD(P)/FAD-dependent oxidoreductase: MNEKILVIGSGISAITAIKSIREVDKNIEIHLIGDEEFYPYNRVRLSKGLLSTLEEDKILLQKKDWYDLNNIKFYKNIGAISINTDKKEVELSDKNKITYKKLLLANGASNAAPPILGIDKKGVFSLRTLKNAWEIKNEAKENNNILIIGGGIQGLETAWILSQLGKKVFLAEIFSRLMPKQLDKKSSEILKNALELYNIEIMLDTQIKELIGDNKISGFITTKGEVVDCDMVVYSTGIKPNINILENTQIKTNKGIVVNEKMETSVVDIYASGDIAEFNDEVYGLWNVAIGQGKTAGYNIVGKNSIYEHIVPVTTLNAFNLSLFSMGEIDEDKATDILVEELENSGYQKVLINSNKIIGAIVIGDIRKSPALKIAMEKEIDLSDVDIKNVSIDEIINIIREKAK, from the coding sequence TTGAATGAAAAAATACTTGTTATAGGTAGCGGTATTTCAGCTATAACAGCTATTAAATCAATAAGAGAAGTAGATAAAAATATTGAAATACATTTAATTGGAGATGAAGAATTTTATCCATATAATAGAGTTAGGTTATCAAAAGGATTATTAAGCACATTGGAGGAGGATAAAATATTACTCCAAAAAAAAGATTGGTATGACTTAAATAATATAAAGTTTTACAAAAATATAGGCGCTATTTCAATAAATACAGATAAAAAAGAAGTTGAACTGTCAGATAAAAATAAAATTACTTATAAGAAATTACTATTAGCTAATGGAGCCAGTAATGCTGCACCACCTATATTAGGAATTGATAAAAAGGGTGTTTTTAGTTTAAGGACGCTTAAAAATGCATGGGAGATAAAGAATGAGGCAAAAGAAAATAATAATATTCTTATAATAGGAGGGGGGATTCAAGGATTAGAAACTGCTTGGATTTTATCTCAACTTGGTAAAAAAGTTTTTCTTGCTGAAATTTTCTCAAGGCTTATGCCTAAGCAATTAGATAAAAAATCTTCTGAAATATTAAAAAATGCTTTGGAGCTATATAATATTGAGATTATGCTTGATACACAAATTAAAGAGCTAATTGGTGACAATAAAATTAGTGGATTTATAACAACAAAAGGAGAAGTAGTTGATTGTGATATGGTTGTTTATTCCACAGGTATAAAACCAAATATAAATATATTAGAAAATACGCAAATTAAAACTAATAAAGGTATAGTAGTAAATGAAAAAATGGAAACTAGTGTAGTAGATATTTATGCTTCAGGAGATATTGCTGAATTTAATGATGAAGTATATGGTTTATGGAATGTAGCTATAGGACAGGGAAAAACTGCTGGGTATAATATTGTTGGTAAAAACAGTATTTATGAACATATAGTACCTGTGACAACATTAAATGCGTTTAATTTATCTTTATTTTCTATGGGAGAAATAGATGAAGATAAGGCAACTGATATATTAGTAGAAGAATTAGAAAATAGTGGCTATCAAAAAGTTTTAATAAACAGTAACAAAATAATAGGAGCTATAGTAATTGGTGATATAAGAAAGTCTCCAGCTTTAAAGATAGCAATGGAAAAAGAAATAGATTTAAGTGATGTTGATATTAAGAATGTATCTATTGATGAGATTATTAACATAATAAGAGAAAAAGCTAAATAG
- a CDS encoding anaerobic nitric oxide reductase flavorubredoxin produces MSFEIKNNIKWVGKTDWELRHFHGEEYSTHRGSTYNSYLVRDKKTVLIDTVWEPYAEEFVRNLKKEIDLNEIDYIIANHAETDHSGALPELMKEIPNTPIYCTQNGMKSLKGHYHQDWNFVPVKTGDKLNIGEKDFVFIEARMLHWPDSMFSYLTKDNILFSNDAFGQHYCSESMYNDLVDQAELFQESIKYYANILTPFSKLVENKIDEVLKLNLPVDMICTSHGVIWRDNPIQIINKYMQWCKNYKENQITIIYDTMYNSTRKMAEAIGKGIKEADKEVTIKLFNIARSDKNDVVTEIFKSKAIFVGSSTINKGILSPVAGILEEIRGLAFKNKKGIAFGSYGWGGECIKLINEGLEKAGFEIVDEGLKINWNPDQQAIEECMELGKKIAIRTK; encoded by the coding sequence ATGAGTTTTGAAATAAAAAATAATATCAAGTGGGTTGGAAAAACAGATTGGGAATTAAGACATTTTCATGGGGAAGAATATTCTACTCATAGAGGTTCTACTTATAACTCTTATTTGGTTCGTGATAAAAAAACTGTTTTAATTGATACTGTTTGGGAACCTTATGCAGAAGAATTTGTAAGGAACTTAAAAAAAGAAATAGATTTAAATGAAATAGACTATATTATTGCAAATCATGCAGAAACAGATCATAGTGGAGCTTTGCCAGAATTAATGAAAGAAATTCCTAATACTCCTATTTATTGCACTCAAAATGGAATGAAATCCTTGAAGGGTCATTATCATCAGGATTGGAACTTTGTACCTGTAAAAACAGGAGATAAATTAAATATTGGAGAAAAGGATTTCGTTTTTATTGAAGCTAGGATGCTTCATTGGCCAGACAGTATGTTTTCATATTTAACAAAAGATAATATTCTATTTAGTAATGATGCCTTTGGGCAGCATTATTGTTCAGAATCTATGTATAACGATTTAGTAGATCAAGCGGAGCTTTTTCAAGAATCTATAAAATATTACGCTAATATTTTAACTCCATTTAGTAAACTAGTAGAAAATAAAATAGATGAAGTGCTAAAATTAAATCTTCCTGTAGATATGATTTGTACAAGCCATGGAGTAATTTGGAGAGATAATCCAATTCAAATAATAAATAAGTATATGCAGTGGTGTAAAAATTATAAAGAAAATCAAATTACAATTATATATGACACTATGTATAATAGCACAAGAAAAATGGCAGAAGCTATAGGAAAGGGAATTAAAGAAGCAGATAAAGAAGTTACAATTAAATTGTTTAATATAGCTCGCTCTGATAAAAATGATGTAGTAACAGAAATTTTCAAATCTAAAGCAATATTTGTTGGTTCTTCAACCATTAACAAAGGAATACTTTCTCCTGTTGCAGGAATTTTAGAAGAAATTAGAGGTCTTGCATTTAAAAATAAAAAAGGAATAGCTTTTGGTAGTTATGGATGGGGAGGGGAGTGTATTAAACTCATTAATGAAGGCTTAGAAAAGGCTGGTTTTGAAATTGTAGATGAAGGGTTGAAAATAAACTGGAATCCAGATCAGCAAGCAATAGAAGAATGTATGGAATTAGGCAAAAAAATAGCAATAAGAACAAAATAA
- a CDS encoding hemerythrin domain-containing protein, giving the protein MDAISLMMEEHKNIKRVLKVIRKLCIKILNKEEIELDVFNKIIDFVKNYADKHHHNKEEEVLFKKISEELGEKIKNGPIYGMLAEHDMGRLYILNLESALEKVRKGDEDSKVDIIANAISYTDLLNRHIDKEDNAIYKFGEKNLSKEAIIEVEEKCREIEKSAANRDIQNKYMKIIEELEEISKY; this is encoded by the coding sequence ATGGATGCTATTTCGTTGATGATGGAAGAACATAAAAATATTAAAAGGGTACTCAAGGTTATAAGAAAGTTATGTATTAAAATCTTAAATAAAGAAGAAATTGAACTTGATGTATTTAATAAAATAATCGATTTTGTAAAAAACTATGCAGATAAGCATCATCATAATAAAGAGGAAGAAGTTCTTTTTAAAAAAATATCGGAAGAATTAGGAGAAAAAATAAAAAATGGACCAATATATGGAATGCTTGCAGAACATGATATGGGTAGACTTTATATATTAAATTTAGAATCAGCCTTAGAAAAAGTTAGAAAAGGTGATGAAGATTCAAAGGTAGATATAATTGCTAATGCTATTTCTTATACAGACTTACTAAATAGACATATTGATAAAGAAGACAATGCTATATATAAATTTGGAGAAAAAAATCTAAGTAAAGAAGCTATAATAGAAGTTGAGGAAAAATGTAGAGAAATTGAAAAATCAGCAGCTAATAGAGATATTCAAAATAAATATATGAAAATAATAGAAGAGTTAGAGGAAATATCTAAATATTAA
- a CDS encoding FprA family A-type flavoprotein produces MKKEILVADKTYWIGYIDNRNVPFHRLILEKGTTYNSYLLKTEKPTVIDTVDISFGRQFIESLSEYINPQEIEYIVINHVEPDHSGGLPLLANKAKNAVIVTTELGAKELKDMYKLHNREFIIVKDGDTLDIGGKTLKFFETPYLHTEETMITYCVEDKALYSCDIFSSHVATYDLFNDLSKDDITPDFEGYYKLIMHPHRPYVQDMIKKVRKLDINLIAPSHGYILRENVKTFIDIYDEKSKPVGKNKKALIIYSTMTGNTKKIANYLSIGLNEKDIDVELINVKTDIDMKKIKESIEKSDLILFGSSTRYGDIVGGIEEILKEIKHMNLSSKLAIAFGSYGWSGEAIEVINDYLKDTNMNVIESSYMIKTTGMNDIMLPIRVKFNPSENDIENLKHTARTIGDLLIG; encoded by the coding sequence ATGAAAAAAGAAATTCTAGTTGCTGATAAAACATATTGGATAGGATATATAGATAATAGAAATGTACCATTTCATCGTTTAATTCTTGAAAAAGGAACTACTTATAATAGTTATTTATTAAAAACTGAAAAACCTACAGTAATTGATACGGTAGATATTAGTTTTGGTAGACAATTTATTGAATCGCTTAGTGAGTATATTAATCCACAAGAGATAGAGTATATTGTAATCAACCATGTTGAACCAGATCATTCAGGAGGACTTCCTTTATTAGCTAATAAAGCAAAAAATGCAGTAATAGTTACAACAGAGCTTGGAGCTAAAGAATTAAAAGATATGTATAAGCTTCATAATAGAGAATTTATAATAGTTAAAGATGGAGATACGTTAGATATTGGAGGTAAAACATTAAAATTCTTTGAAACACCTTATCTTCATACTGAAGAGACAATGATAACATATTGTGTTGAAGATAAAGCATTATATTCTTGTGATATTTTTAGTAGCCATGTTGCAACATATGATTTATTTAATGACTTATCTAAAGATGATATAACTCCTGATTTTGAAGGATACTATAAATTGATAATGCATCCACATAGACCATATGTACAAGATATGATTAAAAAAGTAAGGAAATTAGATATAAATTTGATTGCTCCATCTCATGGATATATATTAAGAGAAAATGTTAAAACATTTATAGATATATATGATGAAAAAAGCAAACCAGTCGGCAAAAATAAAAAAGCTCTTATTATTTACTCCACAATGACTGGAAATACTAAAAAGATTGCAAACTACTTGAGTATTGGATTAAATGAAAAAGACATAGATGTAGAATTAATAAATGTAAAAACAGATATAGACATGAAAAAAATAAAAGAATCAATAGAAAAATCAGACTTAATATTATTTGGAAGTTCAACGCGTTATGGAGATATAGTTGGTGGAATTGAAGAAATATTAAAAGAAATAAAACATATGAACTTAAGTTCAAAACTAGCCATTGCATTTGGGTCATATGGTTGGAGTGGTGAAGCAATTGAAGTTATTAATGATTATTTAAAAGATACTAATATGAATGTAATAGAAAGCTCATATATGATTAAAACTACAGGTATGAATGATATTATGTTACCAATTAGAGTGAAATTTAATCCAAGTGAAAATGATATAGAAAATTTAAAACATACAGCTCGAACAATTGGAGATCTATTAATTGGTTAA